Proteins from a genomic interval of Calypte anna isolate BGI_N300 chromosome 6, bCalAnn1_v1.p, whole genome shotgun sequence:
- the ALDH18A1 gene encoding delta-1-pyrroline-5-carboxylate synthase isoform X2, with translation MLALPRYLKMLVRAALRPHIRSPGWCFSLSPHAIVAVSCSHLPCHNQRLRSESIRCWSNIPFITMPLSRAHGKSFAHRSELKHAKRIVVKLGSAVVTRGDECGLALGRLASIVEQVSMLQNQGREMMIVTSGAVAFGKQRLRHEILLSQSVRQALHSGQNQLKDMAIPVLEARACAAAGQSGLMALYEAMFTQYSICAAQILVTNLDFHDEQKRRNLNGTLHELLRMNIVPIINTNDAVVPPPEPNSDLQGVISVKDNDSLAARLAVEMKTDLLIVLSDVEGLFDSPPGSDDAKLIDIFYPGDQQSVTFGTKSRVGMGGMEAKVKAALWALQGGTSVVIANGTHPKISGHVITDIVEGKKVGTFFSEVKPAGPTVEQQGEMARTGGRTLAALQPEQRAEIIYRLADLLTDQREEILLANKKDLEDAENKGRLALPLLKRLSLSTSKLNSLAIGLRQIAASSQDSVGRVIRRTRIAKALDLEQVTVPIGVLLVIFESRPDCLPQVSALAIASGNGLLLKGGKEAAHSNQILHQLTQEALSIHGVKDAVQLVNTREEVEDLCRLDKLIDLIIPRGSSQLVRNIQKAAKGIPVMGHSEGICHVYVDTDASVEKVTRIIRDSKCEYPAACNALETLLIHRDLLRTPLFDQIIDMLRVEQVKIHAGPKFASYLTFSPSEVKSLRTEYGDLECCIEVVDSVHEAVEHIHKYGSSHTDVIITENEKTAEFFLQHVDSACVFWNASTRFSDGYRFGLGAEVGISTSRIHARGPVGIEGLLTTKWLLRGDNHVVSDFSEHGSMKYLHESLPLPQRNTN, from the exons ATGCTCGCGCTCCC AAGGTATCTCAAAATGTTGGTTCGAGCTGCTCTGAGACCTCACATCCGCTCCCCTGGATGGTGCTTTTCTTTATCACCACATGCCATTGTAGCCGTTTCTTGCTCAC ATCTCCCTTGCCATAACCAAAGATTAAGAAGTGAATCCATCCGTTGTTGGAGCAACATCCCATTTATCACCATGCCACTCAGCCGTGCCCATGGGAAATCATTTGCACACCGCAGTGAGCTGAAGCACGCCAAGCGCATTGTGGTGAAGCTGGGCAGTGCTGTTGTGACTCGAGGGGATGAGTGTGGCTTGGCCCTCGGGAGGCTGGCATCTATTGTAGAGCAG GTGTCAATGCTGCAAAATCAGGGCCGAGAGATGATGATTGTAACCAGTGGTGCTGTAGCTTTTGGAAAGCAGCGGTTGCGTCATGAGATCTTGCTTTCTCAGAGTGTGAGACAAGCACTTCATTCCGGCCAGAATCAGCTAAAAGATATG GCTATTCCAGTCTTGGAGGCCCGAGCTTGTGCAGCAGCTGGCCAGAGTGGACTAATGGCTCTGTATGAGGCCATGTTTACGCAGTACAGCATCTGTGCAGCTCAA attcTAGTCACCAATCTGGATTTCCACGATGAACAGAAGCGTCGGAACTTAAATGGAACATTGCATGAGCTTTTAAGAATGAATATCGTCCCTATAATTAACACTAATGATGCTGTTGTTCCACCTCCAGAGCCAAACAGTGATCTGCAGGGG GTGATTAGTGTGAAGGATAATGACAGTCTGGCAGCACGACTGGCTGTGGAAATGAAAACTGATCTCCTGATTGTTCTGTCAGATGTAGAAG gactCTTTGACAGTCCACCAGGATCTGATGATGCAAAACTCATTGACATATTCTACCCAGGAGACCAGCAGTCTGTAACATTTGGAACAAAATCCCGAGTGGGAATGGGAGGCATGGAAGCCAAG gtgaaagcagctctgtgggcCCTCCAAGGGGGCACATCTGTAGTGATTGCAAATGGAACCCACCCAAAGATCTCGGGTCATGTTATCACAGATAttgtggaagggaaaaaagttggaacttttttttcagaggtaaaACCTGCAG gtcctACAGTGGAGCAGCAGGGTGAAATGGCTCGAACTGGTGGTAGGACCCTGGCGGCTTTACAGCCTGAGCAG agagCAGAGATTATTTATCGTCTTGCTGACTTACTGACTGaccagagagaagaaattctCTTGGCAAACAAAAAGGACTTGGAAGATGCTGAAAATAAAG ggAGATTGGCTCTTCCTTTGTTGAAACGTCTAAGTCTGTCTACATCAAAGCTGAACAGTTTGGCCATTGGTCTTCGTCAGATTGCAGCATCCTCACAGGACAGTGTAGGCCGTGTAATTCGTCGAACACGAATAGCAAAAGCCCTGGATTTGGAGCAGGTGACAGTGCCTATTGGTGTCCTTCTTGTGATCTTTGAGTCCCGTCCTGACTGTCTTCCACAG GTATCTGCTTTGGCCATAGCCAGTGGAAATGGCTTATTACttaaaggagggaaagaggcaGCACATAGCAATCAAATCCTTCATCAGCTGACACAAGAAGCACTCTCCATTCATGGAGTCAAAGATGCAGTTCAACTA GTGAACACAAGAGAGGAAGTAGAAGATCTTTGCCGTTTGGATAAGCTGATAGATCTAATCATTCCACGTGGCTCATCACAGCTTGTCAGGAATATCCAGAAAGCTGCCAAAGGAATCCCGGTGATGGGACACAGTGAAGGGATTTGTCATGTGTATGTGGACACAGATGCCAGTGTTGAGAAGGTCACACGAATAA TCAGAGACTCAAAGTGTGAATATCCTGCTGCCTGTAATGCTCTGGAAACTCTCCTAATTCATCGAGACTTGCTGAGAACCCCGTTGTTTGATCAGATCATAGACATGTTGAGAGTTGAACAG GTGAAGATTCACGCTGGCCCAAAGTTTGCATCTTACCTGACGTTCAGCCCTTCAGAAGTGAAATCTCTCCGCACAGAATATGGAGACCTGGAGTGCTGCATTGAGGTGGTGGACAGTGTCCACGAGGCAGTTGAGCATATCCACAAGTATGGTAGTTCTCACACAGATGTTATCATCACAGAGAATG agaaaacagcagagttCTTCCTCCAGCATGTGGACAGTGCTTGTGTTTTCTGGAATGCCAGTACCCGATTCTCTGATGGCTACAGGTTTGGACTTG GTGCTGAAGTAGGAATTAGTACTTCTCGTATCCATGCACGTGGACCAGTGGGAATTGAAGGACTCTTAACTACAAAGTGGTTGCTGAGGGGAGACAATCATGTTGTTTCTGACTTCTCAGAGCATGGGAGCATGAAGTATCTTCATGAGagcctccctctcccccagagAAATACAAACtaa
- the ALDH18A1 gene encoding delta-1-pyrroline-5-carboxylate synthase isoform X1 — MLALPRYLKMLVRAALRPHIRSPGWCFSLSPHAIVAVSCSHLPCHNQRLRSESIRCWSNIPFITMPLSRAHGKSFAHRSELKHAKRIVVKLGSAVVTRGDECGLALGRLASIVEQVSMLQNQGREMMIVTSGAVAFGKQRLRHEILLSQSVRQALHSGQNQLKDMAIPVLEARACAAAGQSGLMALYEAMFTQYSICAAQILVTNLDFHDEQKRRNLNGTLHELLRMNIVPIINTNDAVVPPPEPNSDLQGVNVISVKDNDSLAARLAVEMKTDLLIVLSDVEGLFDSPPGSDDAKLIDIFYPGDQQSVTFGTKSRVGMGGMEAKVKAALWALQGGTSVVIANGTHPKISGHVITDIVEGKKVGTFFSEVKPAGPTVEQQGEMARTGGRTLAALQPEQRAEIIYRLADLLTDQREEILLANKKDLEDAENKGRLALPLLKRLSLSTSKLNSLAIGLRQIAASSQDSVGRVIRRTRIAKALDLEQVTVPIGVLLVIFESRPDCLPQVSALAIASGNGLLLKGGKEAAHSNQILHQLTQEALSIHGVKDAVQLVNTREEVEDLCRLDKLIDLIIPRGSSQLVRNIQKAAKGIPVMGHSEGICHVYVDTDASVEKVTRIIRDSKCEYPAACNALETLLIHRDLLRTPLFDQIIDMLRVEQVKIHAGPKFASYLTFSPSEVKSLRTEYGDLECCIEVVDSVHEAVEHIHKYGSSHTDVIITENEKTAEFFLQHVDSACVFWNASTRFSDGYRFGLGAEVGISTSRIHARGPVGIEGLLTTKWLLRGDNHVVSDFSEHGSMKYLHESLPLPQRNTN, encoded by the exons ATGCTCGCGCTCCC AAGGTATCTCAAAATGTTGGTTCGAGCTGCTCTGAGACCTCACATCCGCTCCCCTGGATGGTGCTTTTCTTTATCACCACATGCCATTGTAGCCGTTTCTTGCTCAC ATCTCCCTTGCCATAACCAAAGATTAAGAAGTGAATCCATCCGTTGTTGGAGCAACATCCCATTTATCACCATGCCACTCAGCCGTGCCCATGGGAAATCATTTGCACACCGCAGTGAGCTGAAGCACGCCAAGCGCATTGTGGTGAAGCTGGGCAGTGCTGTTGTGACTCGAGGGGATGAGTGTGGCTTGGCCCTCGGGAGGCTGGCATCTATTGTAGAGCAG GTGTCAATGCTGCAAAATCAGGGCCGAGAGATGATGATTGTAACCAGTGGTGCTGTAGCTTTTGGAAAGCAGCGGTTGCGTCATGAGATCTTGCTTTCTCAGAGTGTGAGACAAGCACTTCATTCCGGCCAGAATCAGCTAAAAGATATG GCTATTCCAGTCTTGGAGGCCCGAGCTTGTGCAGCAGCTGGCCAGAGTGGACTAATGGCTCTGTATGAGGCCATGTTTACGCAGTACAGCATCTGTGCAGCTCAA attcTAGTCACCAATCTGGATTTCCACGATGAACAGAAGCGTCGGAACTTAAATGGAACATTGCATGAGCTTTTAAGAATGAATATCGTCCCTATAATTAACACTAATGATGCTGTTGTTCCACCTCCAGAGCCAAACAGTGATCTGCAGGGGGTAAAT GTGATTAGTGTGAAGGATAATGACAGTCTGGCAGCACGACTGGCTGTGGAAATGAAAACTGATCTCCTGATTGTTCTGTCAGATGTAGAAG gactCTTTGACAGTCCACCAGGATCTGATGATGCAAAACTCATTGACATATTCTACCCAGGAGACCAGCAGTCTGTAACATTTGGAACAAAATCCCGAGTGGGAATGGGAGGCATGGAAGCCAAG gtgaaagcagctctgtgggcCCTCCAAGGGGGCACATCTGTAGTGATTGCAAATGGAACCCACCCAAAGATCTCGGGTCATGTTATCACAGATAttgtggaagggaaaaaagttggaacttttttttcagaggtaaaACCTGCAG gtcctACAGTGGAGCAGCAGGGTGAAATGGCTCGAACTGGTGGTAGGACCCTGGCGGCTTTACAGCCTGAGCAG agagCAGAGATTATTTATCGTCTTGCTGACTTACTGACTGaccagagagaagaaattctCTTGGCAAACAAAAAGGACTTGGAAGATGCTGAAAATAAAG ggAGATTGGCTCTTCCTTTGTTGAAACGTCTAAGTCTGTCTACATCAAAGCTGAACAGTTTGGCCATTGGTCTTCGTCAGATTGCAGCATCCTCACAGGACAGTGTAGGCCGTGTAATTCGTCGAACACGAATAGCAAAAGCCCTGGATTTGGAGCAGGTGACAGTGCCTATTGGTGTCCTTCTTGTGATCTTTGAGTCCCGTCCTGACTGTCTTCCACAG GTATCTGCTTTGGCCATAGCCAGTGGAAATGGCTTATTACttaaaggagggaaagaggcaGCACATAGCAATCAAATCCTTCATCAGCTGACACAAGAAGCACTCTCCATTCATGGAGTCAAAGATGCAGTTCAACTA GTGAACACAAGAGAGGAAGTAGAAGATCTTTGCCGTTTGGATAAGCTGATAGATCTAATCATTCCACGTGGCTCATCACAGCTTGTCAGGAATATCCAGAAAGCTGCCAAAGGAATCCCGGTGATGGGACACAGTGAAGGGATTTGTCATGTGTATGTGGACACAGATGCCAGTGTTGAGAAGGTCACACGAATAA TCAGAGACTCAAAGTGTGAATATCCTGCTGCCTGTAATGCTCTGGAAACTCTCCTAATTCATCGAGACTTGCTGAGAACCCCGTTGTTTGATCAGATCATAGACATGTTGAGAGTTGAACAG GTGAAGATTCACGCTGGCCCAAAGTTTGCATCTTACCTGACGTTCAGCCCTTCAGAAGTGAAATCTCTCCGCACAGAATATGGAGACCTGGAGTGCTGCATTGAGGTGGTGGACAGTGTCCACGAGGCAGTTGAGCATATCCACAAGTATGGTAGTTCTCACACAGATGTTATCATCACAGAGAATG agaaaacagcagagttCTTCCTCCAGCATGTGGACAGTGCTTGTGTTTTCTGGAATGCCAGTACCCGATTCTCTGATGGCTACAGGTTTGGACTTG GTGCTGAAGTAGGAATTAGTACTTCTCGTATCCATGCACGTGGACCAGTGGGAATTGAAGGACTCTTAACTACAAAGTGGTTGCTGAGGGGAGACAATCATGTTGTTTCTGACTTCTCAGAGCATGGGAGCATGAAGTATCTTCATGAGagcctccctctcccccagagAAATACAAACtaa
- the ALDH18A1 gene encoding delta-1-pyrroline-5-carboxylate synthase isoform X3, translated as MLVRAALRPHIRSPGWCFSLSPHAIVAVSCSHLPCHNQRLRSESIRCWSNIPFITMPLSRAHGKSFAHRSELKHAKRIVVKLGSAVVTRGDECGLALGRLASIVEQVSMLQNQGREMMIVTSGAVAFGKQRLRHEILLSQSVRQALHSGQNQLKDMAIPVLEARACAAAGQSGLMALYEAMFTQYSICAAQILVTNLDFHDEQKRRNLNGTLHELLRMNIVPIINTNDAVVPPPEPNSDLQGVNVISVKDNDSLAARLAVEMKTDLLIVLSDVEGLFDSPPGSDDAKLIDIFYPGDQQSVTFGTKSRVGMGGMEAKVKAALWALQGGTSVVIANGTHPKISGHVITDIVEGKKVGTFFSEVKPAGPTVEQQGEMARTGGRTLAALQPEQRAEIIYRLADLLTDQREEILLANKKDLEDAENKGRLALPLLKRLSLSTSKLNSLAIGLRQIAASSQDSVGRVIRRTRIAKALDLEQVTVPIGVLLVIFESRPDCLPQVSALAIASGNGLLLKGGKEAAHSNQILHQLTQEALSIHGVKDAVQLVNTREEVEDLCRLDKLIDLIIPRGSSQLVRNIQKAAKGIPVMGHSEGICHVYVDTDASVEKVTRIIRDSKCEYPAACNALETLLIHRDLLRTPLFDQIIDMLRVEQVKIHAGPKFASYLTFSPSEVKSLRTEYGDLECCIEVVDSVHEAVEHIHKYGSSHTDVIITENEKTAEFFLQHVDSACVFWNASTRFSDGYRFGLGAEVGISTSRIHARGPVGIEGLLTTKWLLRGDNHVVSDFSEHGSMKYLHESLPLPQRNTN; from the exons ATGTTGGTTCGAGCTGCTCTGAGACCTCACATCCGCTCCCCTGGATGGTGCTTTTCTTTATCACCACATGCCATTGTAGCCGTTTCTTGCTCAC ATCTCCCTTGCCATAACCAAAGATTAAGAAGTGAATCCATCCGTTGTTGGAGCAACATCCCATTTATCACCATGCCACTCAGCCGTGCCCATGGGAAATCATTTGCACACCGCAGTGAGCTGAAGCACGCCAAGCGCATTGTGGTGAAGCTGGGCAGTGCTGTTGTGACTCGAGGGGATGAGTGTGGCTTGGCCCTCGGGAGGCTGGCATCTATTGTAGAGCAG GTGTCAATGCTGCAAAATCAGGGCCGAGAGATGATGATTGTAACCAGTGGTGCTGTAGCTTTTGGAAAGCAGCGGTTGCGTCATGAGATCTTGCTTTCTCAGAGTGTGAGACAAGCACTTCATTCCGGCCAGAATCAGCTAAAAGATATG GCTATTCCAGTCTTGGAGGCCCGAGCTTGTGCAGCAGCTGGCCAGAGTGGACTAATGGCTCTGTATGAGGCCATGTTTACGCAGTACAGCATCTGTGCAGCTCAA attcTAGTCACCAATCTGGATTTCCACGATGAACAGAAGCGTCGGAACTTAAATGGAACATTGCATGAGCTTTTAAGAATGAATATCGTCCCTATAATTAACACTAATGATGCTGTTGTTCCACCTCCAGAGCCAAACAGTGATCTGCAGGGGGTAAAT GTGATTAGTGTGAAGGATAATGACAGTCTGGCAGCACGACTGGCTGTGGAAATGAAAACTGATCTCCTGATTGTTCTGTCAGATGTAGAAG gactCTTTGACAGTCCACCAGGATCTGATGATGCAAAACTCATTGACATATTCTACCCAGGAGACCAGCAGTCTGTAACATTTGGAACAAAATCCCGAGTGGGAATGGGAGGCATGGAAGCCAAG gtgaaagcagctctgtgggcCCTCCAAGGGGGCACATCTGTAGTGATTGCAAATGGAACCCACCCAAAGATCTCGGGTCATGTTATCACAGATAttgtggaagggaaaaaagttggaacttttttttcagaggtaaaACCTGCAG gtcctACAGTGGAGCAGCAGGGTGAAATGGCTCGAACTGGTGGTAGGACCCTGGCGGCTTTACAGCCTGAGCAG agagCAGAGATTATTTATCGTCTTGCTGACTTACTGACTGaccagagagaagaaattctCTTGGCAAACAAAAAGGACTTGGAAGATGCTGAAAATAAAG ggAGATTGGCTCTTCCTTTGTTGAAACGTCTAAGTCTGTCTACATCAAAGCTGAACAGTTTGGCCATTGGTCTTCGTCAGATTGCAGCATCCTCACAGGACAGTGTAGGCCGTGTAATTCGTCGAACACGAATAGCAAAAGCCCTGGATTTGGAGCAGGTGACAGTGCCTATTGGTGTCCTTCTTGTGATCTTTGAGTCCCGTCCTGACTGTCTTCCACAG GTATCTGCTTTGGCCATAGCCAGTGGAAATGGCTTATTACttaaaggagggaaagaggcaGCACATAGCAATCAAATCCTTCATCAGCTGACACAAGAAGCACTCTCCATTCATGGAGTCAAAGATGCAGTTCAACTA GTGAACACAAGAGAGGAAGTAGAAGATCTTTGCCGTTTGGATAAGCTGATAGATCTAATCATTCCACGTGGCTCATCACAGCTTGTCAGGAATATCCAGAAAGCTGCCAAAGGAATCCCGGTGATGGGACACAGTGAAGGGATTTGTCATGTGTATGTGGACACAGATGCCAGTGTTGAGAAGGTCACACGAATAA TCAGAGACTCAAAGTGTGAATATCCTGCTGCCTGTAATGCTCTGGAAACTCTCCTAATTCATCGAGACTTGCTGAGAACCCCGTTGTTTGATCAGATCATAGACATGTTGAGAGTTGAACAG GTGAAGATTCACGCTGGCCCAAAGTTTGCATCTTACCTGACGTTCAGCCCTTCAGAAGTGAAATCTCTCCGCACAGAATATGGAGACCTGGAGTGCTGCATTGAGGTGGTGGACAGTGTCCACGAGGCAGTTGAGCATATCCACAAGTATGGTAGTTCTCACACAGATGTTATCATCACAGAGAATG agaaaacagcagagttCTTCCTCCAGCATGTGGACAGTGCTTGTGTTTTCTGGAATGCCAGTACCCGATTCTCTGATGGCTACAGGTTTGGACTTG GTGCTGAAGTAGGAATTAGTACTTCTCGTATCCATGCACGTGGACCAGTGGGAATTGAAGGACTCTTAACTACAAAGTGGTTGCTGAGGGGAGACAATCATGTTGTTTCTGACTTCTCAGAGCATGGGAGCATGAAGTATCTTCATGAGagcctccctctcccccagagAAATACAAACtaa